In Apis cerana isolate GH-2021 linkage group LG5, AcerK_1.0, whole genome shotgun sequence, a single genomic region encodes these proteins:
- the LOC107998152 gene encoding mutS protein homolog 5-like — translation MIWNNNRLGAAYYNVVTSELFVLEDMIDDFERFDAAKMLYKQCLPRYLLVNAAAPSSFTNAIKQILMAQTMNEESNSFESVRNTVLKMTCKKEHNYERCSHRVRCLRIESEPKNANNMDRLTFLNSILNFKCCSMIHALGSLLLFVDKHWNNIALDPSGKASFVSLNYINLQDLVTMDEDTYKALNIVQARDHPSLFKFGETITTMKGISLFSLLNRYCNSKPGVQFLWKTLHHPTRNIAMLEQRLNAIEFFLDLNNQSIVENLTSCLRHVYRLTNTVLICCSGPQAKPSNWYKLYKTISHVICIADICEEYGERIELFKRIAESVTTEIQYVKYFIEYIVDFGESRRERKLVVKPNVDPLLDELNHVRRTLPELLTRMAEKDMQEHLPRSVTGCNMLYLPNIGYVLAINKWDPTPPEDVTFPNLEFKFSINRVHYYKSPSAKELDESVGDIILKIAVRQNHIVQKLIRYTKKHMGTILNAIQLCAELDTLLAFYKVARDYNYTKPNVTKSKIIDVVEGRHPLMECATTFVPNDIRSGNGNSLIKVITGPNSCGKSVYLKQIGLIVFMAHIGCYVPARSATIGTISRILTQMSNTESIGLNASSFLQNLRQINVALHASTSDSIVITDELDRGTSEMSGLSLVAAILNTFAERDSDCPHVFAATHAYGVLALLPQISLIEIQTFEYTMDEDESLAFLYRLTNGSTTRSFAHYVARLAELDEDIVKRGLEIFEKMKRHELPSSIYNHHDRLKRIAERLETWNDLELDELKTLVRQAVFPQ, via the exons ATGATTTGGAACAACAATCGTCTTGGCGCCGCTTATTACAATGTCGTTACATCCGAATTATTCGTGCTAGAAGATATGATAGACGACTTTGAACGTTTCGACGCGGCAAAAATGCTATACAAACAATGTTTACCACGTTATTTGCTCGTGAACGCTGCCGCGCCATCTTCTTTCACGAACGcgatcaaacaaattttaatggcGCAAACAATGAACGAAGAATCGAATTCGTTCGAAAGCGTGCGTAACACCGTGTTGAAAATGACCTGTAAGAAGGAGCATAATTACGAACGATGCTCCCACAGAGTGAGATGTCTTCGCATCGAATCAGAGCCGAAAAACGCCAACAACATGGACAGATTGACTTTCTTAAATAGTATATTGAATTTCAAGTGCTGCTCAATGATTCACGCTTTGGGTTCGCTCTTGTTATTCGTCGATAAACATTGGAATAATATCGCTCTAGATCCTTCCGGAAAAGCGTCCTTCGTATCTTTGAATTACATCAATCT TCAAGATTTAGTCACGATGGACGAAGATACTTACAAAGCACTGAACATCGTTCAAGCAAGGGATCACCCGAGTCTCTTCAAATTTGGCGAAACGATCACGACGATGAAAGGGATTAGCCTGTTCTCGCTGCTTAATCGTTATTGCAATTCAAAACCAGGTGTTCAATTTCTATG GAAGACATTGCATCATCCGACGCGAAACATCGCGATGCTCGAGCAACGACTGAACGCCAtcgaatttttcctcgatcTCAACAATCAAAGcatcgttgaaaatttaacCTCTTGCTTGCGGCACGTGTATCGCTTGACCAACACCGTGCTCATTTGTTGTTCCGGACCTCAAGCAAAGCCGTCCAATTGGTATAAATTGTACAAG ACTATCTCCCACGTAATTTGTATAGCTGACATTTGCGAAGAATATGGGGAAAGAATAGAATTGTTCAAACGAATCGCCGAAAGTGTCACGACCGAGATACAATATGTCAAATACTTTATTGAATACATAGTGGATTTTGGTGAGAGCAGACGAGAAAGGAAGCTCGTTGTTAAACCGAACGTCGATCCTTTGTTGGACGAAC TGAATCACGTGCGACGCACTTTGCCCGAACTGCTCACGCGAATGGCGGAAAAAGATATGCAGGAACATCTTCCACGTTCCGTAACCGGTTGCAATATGTTGTATCTACCAAACATTGGCTATGTACTGGCGATAAACAAATGGGATCCGACTCCACCCGAGGACGTTACTTTTCCAAATTTGGAATTCAAATTCAGCATCAATCGGgtgcattattataaaagtccTTCGGCAAAAG AGTTGGATGAGAGCGTGGGTgacattatattgaaaatagctGTTCGGCAAAATCACATCGTGCAAAAGTTGATACGTTATACGAAGAAACACATGGGAACGATTTTAAACGCGATTCAACTCTGTGCCGAGTTAGACAC TTTACTGGCGTTCTACAAAGTGGCGCGTGATTATAATTACACCAAACCGAACGTAACGAAGTCAAAAATCATAGACGTGGTCGAAGGACGACATCCATTAATGGAATGCGCGACCACTTTCGTGCCGAACGATATACGTTCCGGGAATGGCAACAGTTTGATCAAAGTTATAACAGGGCCAAATTCTTGCGGCAAGAGTGTATATCTAAAGCAGATTGGTCTCATAGTGTTCATGGCTCATATAGGTTGTTACGTTCCTGCAAGATCCGCGACGATAGGCACGATATCTCGTATCTTGACTCAAATGTCGAATACGGAAAGTATCGGGCTGAACGCGAGCTCGTTTCTACAGAATCTTCGACAG ATTAACGTGGCTCTACACGCATCCACCTCAGATTCAATAGTGATAACGGACGAACTGGATAGAGGAACGTCCGAAATGAGCGGATTATCGTTGGTAGCGGCTATACTAAACACATTCGCTGAAAGAGATTCGGATTGCCCTCACGTATTTGCCGCGACGCATGCATATGGCGTACTTGCACTACTTCCCCAAATTTCTTTGATTGAAATTCAA ACATTTGAATACACGATGGACGAAGATGAATCGTTGGCGTTCCTCTACCGATTGACTAACGGTAGCACAACACGCAGTTTCGCACATTATGTGGCGAGACTCGCGGAATTGGACGAAGATATAGTTAAACGAGGATTAGAG ATATTTGAGAAGATGAAACGACACGAATTACCATCCAGTATATATAATCATCACGATAg ATTGAAAAGAATCGCCGAGCGACTGGAAACATGGAACGATTTGGAATTGGATGAATTGAAAACGTTAGTTCGACAAGCCGTGTTTCcacaataa